Genomic window (Cucumis sativus cultivar 9930 chromosome 2, Cucumber_9930_V3, whole genome shotgun sequence):
TGATTGAATCAAGAAGAACAGCCATCCAAAACAGAGCAAGCAGTGCCAAAAATGAAGACAAAGAAGGTTTTGTGTTTTCATATGTGGACACACTGCTTGATTTAAAGCTCCCTGAAGAGGACAATAGAAAGCTCACTGATGAGGAGATGGTCACCCTGTGCTCGGAGTTCCTCTCCGGCGGCACCGACACAACTGCCACGGCGCTGCAATGGATAATGGCAAATTTAGTGAAGAACCCAGAAATCCAGAATAAGCTTTTGTCAGAAATGAAAGGAGTGATGGGAGATGGATCAAGGGAGGAGGTAAAGGAAGAGGATTTGGAGAAACTACCATATCTGAAAGCTATGATTTTAGAGGGATTAAGAAGACACCCACCAGGGCATTTCTTGTTGCCACACGCAGTGAAAGAAGACACCATATTGGAAAATTATGTGATACCAAAGAATGGTATAGTAAATTTCATGGTGGCGGAGATAGGTTGGGATCCAAAAGTGTGGGAAGATCCGATGGCGTTTAAGCCGGAGAGGTTCATGAAAGGCAACGAAGGAGAAGGAGTTGAGTTTGATATAACAGGAAGCAAAGAGATAAAGATGATGCCTTTCGGAGCAGGGAGAAGGATGTGTCCTGGATTAGGCCTTGCAATTCTTCATTTGGAGTACTTCATTGCAAATTTGGTATGGAGATTTGAGTGGAAGGAAGTAAAGGGAGAGGAAGTTAGTCTTTTGGAGAAGGTAGAGTTCACAGTGGTGATGGAGAAGCCTCTTAAAGCCAACATTATTCCAAGGTGAAAAGCCTCTTAAAGCTTTGTGCCTTGTGAGTCCAAATTAAATGCAAAGGCAGGCTAAACACAACACAAGACTAAGGCTTTGCTTTCGCTACTTAGTTATGTAAGAAATTGAATCATGTATTAGCACAAATATGAACCTGTTCTACTCAATTAACTGCATTTGCATTAGGTACAAAAGAGATATGAGTAAATTCAGCTTAAATTATAAGCTTGGTAGCTTGTGTCTAAAAGGTTTatgaagtttaaaaaatatgaaatatagaaCTTACTATTGGTTGATTGTTACatcatgttttcaaatttggttgatAAAGTAAAAGTAAGCTTAGTTTAATTGATATGGTCTTTCTCGGTATAGATTGAATGTTTCACCCACCaatattatactaaaatatatgaattgattaatatatatttgtcaaaaCTTTTGGATTTATTTAGTCTTTATAGTTGgatcaaaattcataaatagtAACTATAGTATGATTTAATAAATCATTCATGTCTAGATCTTACGCTGGACCTATTTAATTATGAATGTCTTATCAAACTATAGTgctaaattctaattataaagCATAGGAATTGAACTAGGTTATAAATCTCTCCAAACCACCGTCAGAAATATCACCAACTATCTAAGTGTAGCATGCGCGAGGATATTTTGTTAAGTAAGTACATCGTTGTACTTATCTatcaagaaacaataaaagtGACACACAATTAACTTAACTCTTTACAAAATCGTTTATGCTGTGTCTAAGTGCAAGACCCCTCTCCATTGATCTTAGGCTTCCCTAATAATGTGTATTAGTGAATAACATTTAAGGTGAGACTCTTTCTCACTCAtactttttatctttctcaGACACTCCTCCATTATCGATTTATGTGGGCCTCAGACCCACCCAACACTACCCTGCATCCGTACCAGACAACATCTTTACTTGTCTGGAAGGTTTGTTAGAGGCCACCCAATATAGAATTAACTTTGGAATTTCTATGATCGATCCACAGAAAAGGAAGGTGCACCTCGATATATGTTGTAACATgcatttaattcttttaagtctaTCTTAACTTTACTTTCATGTTCGCAGAATCCCTTAAATTCAGATGTGATATtagttcatttatttttcctcttaaaCTTAGGGCGTGACGTGCCCACCAACTTGTGCTTAGTTGGTCCCAACCTACCTCTTACTATCCATTTCTAACTTTATTGTGTCTAATTTTACTTTAGCTGTTTTTGTAGTTAATTACTTTCGATATAGTTAGAGGATATTATCGATCATCGCACTTATTTCACctttaattaacaaatgaaTCCGGTTAAAATCACAACTTAAAAAATTCCTCCAAATATGTCCTTTGTACAAAGtactaaaattgtaatttaattaactttaaatatatatacctaATGCAAATGGAGTTGATTGGGGTAGAGGTAGTTCGTATTTGTGCTTAATACATAATTAAGTAGTCAAAGCCAAGGTTTAGTCTTGACTCTTGGGATTAAACTAATCTATGAATTTGGACTTGTAAATAACAAATCACAAACCACAAAGCAGGCCAAATTCACCTAGGAATTATGTCAGCTTTCAAAGGTTTTTCCATCACCACTGTGAACTCTATTTTCTCTCCCAAACTAACTTCATCTCCCTTTACTTCCTTCCATTCAAACCTCCATACCAAATTTGCAATGAAGTACTCCAAATGGAGAATCGCCAGAACAAATCCAGGACACATCCTTCTTCCTGCTCCGAACGGCATCATTTTTATCTCTTTGCTTCCTGTTATATCAAACACAGCTCCTTCTCCTTCACCGCCTTTCAAGAACCTCTCCGGCTTAAATACCATTGGATCTTCCCACACTTTTGGATCCAACCCCATCTCCGCCACCATGAAATTTACTGTCCCATTCTTTGGTATCACATAGTTTTCCAATATCGTGTCTTCTTTCACTGCATGTGGTAACACGAAATGCCCTGGTGGGTGTCGTCTTAATCCTTCTAAAACCACTGCTTTTAGATATGGAAGTTTCTCCAAATCCTCTTCCTTCACCTCATCCTCTGTTGATCCATTTCCCATTACTCCTCTAATTTCTGCCAAGAGTTTGTTCTGGATTTTTGAGTTTTTCACTATATTCGCCATTATCCATTGCAGTGCTGTTGAGGTGGTATCCGTGCCTGCGTTGAGGAACTCTGAGCATAGGGTGACTATTTCCTCATTAGAAAGCTTTCTATTGTCCTCATTGGGGAGCTCCAAATCGAGCAATGTGTCCACATATGACACcacaaattcttctttttcttcattttgagCTTTGTTGGCCCTGTTTTTATTGGCCTTCCTTCGTTCTTCGATCAAACGATTTAGGACATTCTCttggttttttcttatttggagAAAGGCCTCCCAACGTTTTCTGAGCAAAATCTTTGTGAATTTAGgccagaaattgaaaatgttgaaacgCTGAAAACTCAATATAAGCTCTCGCTCTACTTTCTCGACTTCACGAATCTGGGACTCCTCAAGCTTATCCCCAAAACACATCAAcaccaacaaacaaaacatgGCATATTGAAAATTCTCGACGACTAAGACGGGTATTTTAGATTGTGAGTGAGATTGAAG
Coding sequences:
- the LOC101221011 gene encoding cytochrome P450 89A2, which translates into the protein MENWFIVLVSFSICSLLTSIFTLLRTSSKLPPGPPSIPILTNFQWLRKSTLQIESLLRSFVAKYGPIITLPIGTRPVIFIADPSIAHKALVLNGALFADRPPALPVAKIITSNQHNINSASYGPLWRLLRRNLTSQILHPSRLKSYSEARKWVLDVLINRFVSQSESGNPVCVIEHFQHAMFCLLVLMCFGDKLEESLIKEIEDVHRVLLLNFQRFSNLDLLPKLSKIFFRKRWEAFLEIRRKQDKVVIPLIESRRTAIQNRASSAKNEDKEGFVFSYVDTLLDLKLPEEDNRKLTDEEMVTLCSEFLSGGTDTTATALQWIMANLVKNPEIQNKLLSEMKGVMGDGSREEVKEEDLEKLPYLKAMILEGLRRHPPGHFLLPHAVKEDTILENYVIPKNGIVNFMVAEIGWDPKVWEDPMAFKPERFMKGNEGEGVEFDITGSKEIKMMPFGAGRRMCPGLGLAILHLEYFIANLVWRFEWKEVKGEEVSLLEKVEFTVVMEKPLKANIIPR
- the LOC101221245 gene encoding cytochrome P450 89A2, yielding MEIWFVILVSLCISSLLTSIFTHFRTSSNLPPGPPSIPIFTNFQWLRRSPLQIESLLRSFVTKYGPVVTLPIGNHPVVFIADRSIAHKALFKHGALFADRPPAPPLSKVISSNQYSISSASYGPLWRLLRRNLTSQILHSSRIVFYSQARRWVLDILLSRLQSHSQSKIPVLVVENFQYAMFCLLVLMCFGDKLEESQIREVEKVERELILSFQRFNIFNFWPKFTKILLRKRWEAFLQIRKNQENVLNRLIEERRKANKNRANKAQNEEKEEFVVSYVDTLLDLELPNEDNRKLSNEEIVTLCSEFLNAGTDTTSTALQWIMANIVKNSKIQNKLLAEIRGVMGNGSTEDEVKEEDLEKLPYLKAVVLEGLRRHPPGHFVLPHAVKEDTILENYVIPKNGTVNFMVAEMGLDPKVWEDPMVFKPERFLKGGEGEGAVFDITGSKEIKMMPFGAGRRMCPGFVLAILHLEYFIANLVWRFEWKEVKGDEVSLGEKIEFTVVMEKPLKADIIPR